CCAGGCACTGGTCCAGGCCGCGGAGGAGCCGGTGACGGCCTGATACCCCCGGCACGCTCACGCGTCCCGGGGGTATCAGGCCGTCACCGGAAAGCCGGAGGTCCGGGAAGCGCCGGGTCGGTCAGCCGGCCGCGCGTTCGGCGAGGGGGCGGCGGCGCAGGCCGGCGTCCTGGATAGCGAGCGGCACGTAGTCCTGGTCGAGGGCGCTGACGTCGGTGCCGGGCGGGACGATCTTGTCGACGCGGTCCAGGACCTCGTCGCTGAGGCGGACGTCGAGGCCGGCGAGGAGGTCGTCCAACTGGGCCATGGTGCGCGGTCCGGCGAGCGCGCTGGTGACGCCGGGGTGGGCGATGGTGAAGGCCATGGCGAGGTGGGTCAGGGGCATCCCCGCCTCCTGGGCGAGCGGGATGAGCTGCTCGACGACGTCGATGCGGCGCTCGTCGTTGAGGTGCTTGAAGAAGCCCGCGCGGCTCAGGTCGTTCTCGCTGTTCTTGCGCACGCGGCCGGTGAGCATGCCCTGGCCCAGCGGCCCCCAGGCCATGACGCCCATGCCGTAGCGCTGCGCGACGGGCAGCACCTCGCGCTCGATGCCCCGGTTGAGGATGGAGTAGGGCGGCTGCTCGGTGTGGAAGCGCTCCAGGTTGCGGCGCTCCGCGACCCACTGGGCCTCGACGATGTCGGAGGCGGGGGTGGTGGAGGAGCCGATCGCGCGGACCTTTCCGCTGCGGACCAGGTCCGTGAGCGCGGAGAGGGTCTCCTCGATGTCGGTCGTGGGGTCGAGCCGCTGGACCTGGTAGACGTCGATGTGGTCCGTCCGCAGCCGGCGCAGCGAGTTCTCGACGGCGGTCGTGATCCAGCGCCGGGAGGTGCCCTGGCGGTTGAGCTCCCGGCCCAGGCCGAACTTGGTCGCCAGGACGACGTCGTCACGGCGCCCCTGGAGGGCCTTGCCGACCACTTCCTCGGAGTCACCGTAGGCGTCGGCGGTGTCGACGAAGTTGATGCCGGCGTCCAGCGCCTTGTGGATGATGCGCGCCGACTCCCCGGGTTCGTTGCCCATACGGGTGGCGAACATCAGGGCGCCGAGCGCGTAGGGGCTGACCTTGATGCCGGTGCGGCCCAGGGTGCGGTACTCCATGGGGTCCCTCCAGGGGGTGCGAAGAGCGCGTCCGTGGGATGCTTGACGCTCAACCAAACGGAAACTCTTTCCGGAACTATACGGAAAGCTTTTCCGGTTACGCAACCGGAGCGAACATGACCGAGAAGGGCGGGCCGCCCCGCCGCATACGCGCGGACGCCCAGCGCAACGTGGACGCACT
This portion of the Actinacidiphila yeochonensis CN732 genome encodes:
- a CDS encoding aldo/keto reductase, producing MEYRTLGRTGIKVSPYALGALMFATRMGNEPGESARIIHKALDAGINFVDTADAYGDSEEVVGKALQGRRDDVVLATKFGLGRELNRQGTSRRWITTAVENSLRRLRTDHIDVYQVQRLDPTTDIEETLSALTDLVRSGKVRAIGSSTTPASDIVEAQWVAERRNLERFHTEQPPYSILNRGIEREVLPVAQRYGMGVMAWGPLGQGMLTGRVRKNSENDLSRAGFFKHLNDERRIDVVEQLIPLAQEAGMPLTHLAMAFTIAHPGVTSALAGPRTMAQLDDLLAGLDVRLSDEVLDRVDKIVPPGTDVSALDQDYVPLAIQDAGLRRRPLAERAAG